The following coding sequences are from one Musa acuminata AAA Group cultivar baxijiao chromosome BXJ1-6, Cavendish_Baxijiao_AAA, whole genome shotgun sequence window:
- the LOC103989177 gene encoding interactor of constitutive active ROPs 1 isoform X2: protein MSWSRGSDLHQQQSPRAPLHLKTSVISEANILHRMVVDRSPKLEDGRSPRSPLHEKKRSTRVADLETKLSKAQEELKKLRDQLGSAEVAKVDAEQALEKAKKQVFSVNRNSELDKQKPLPQESEPASEPKPQPAPKSEVEDVSSSTASDVSTLAVQMEPLGQVKHEEEAEKEKDEQNMEIIMKKDDDNNIGGGVVERNELVDLPESPEEVKLKYMILKKEKEVEFLLEENMSFKRRAEEEAENLAADARAKEEELKAKISSMEEELKESRARAAHLMEQLAAAEGAKATLEVEMKRLRVQTGQWRKAAEAATALVAAGDRAATEMGGKRVAERCRSMDGHHGGFDGWDLPLVGGESEQDGVVGGRRKSAGIWMFGDLWKKRLQQR from the exons ATGTCGTGGTCAAG AGGGTCAGATTTGCATCAGCAGCAGTCCCCGCGAGCCCCTCTTCACCTTAAGACTAGTGTTATCTCTGAAGCCAACATCCTTCACCGGATGGTTGTCGACCGCAGCCCGAAGCTCGAGGATGGACGGTCCCCTCGAAGTCCCCTCCATGAG AAGAAGCGAAGCACCAGGGTGGCAGATTTGGAGACCAAGTTGAGCAAAGCTCAGGAAGAGCTCAAGAAGCTCAGAGACCAGTTGGGCTCTGCTGAAGTTGCCAAGGTTGATGCCGAACAAGCTCTCGAGAAGGCAAAGAAACAGGTTTTTTCTGTGAACCGGAACTCTGAATTAGACAAACAGAAACCTCTTCCTCAGGAGTCGGAACCGGCATCAGAGCCTAAGCCACAACCAGCTCCCAAGTCTGAAGTGGAGGATGTCAGCTCTTCTACCGCTTCTGATGTTTCCACACTAGCAGTGCAAATGGAACCACTTGGTCAGGTTAAACACGAGGAGGAGGCAGAGAAGGAGAAGGACGAACAGAATATGGAGATAATCATGAAGAAGGATGATGATAACAACATTGGGGGAGGAGTGGTGGAGAGAAATGAGTTAGTAGATCTTCCTGAGAGCCCAGAGGAGGTCAAGCTCAAGTATATGATACTGAAGAAAGAGAAGGAAGTGGAGTTTCTGCTGGAAGAGAACATGAGTTTTAAGAGAAGAGCAGAGGAAGAAGCCGAGAACCTTGCTGCGGATGCACGAGCCAAGGAAGAGGAGCTGAAGGCAAAGATaagctcaatggaggaggaactgAAGGAGAGCAGGGCAAGAGCAGCACATCTGATGGAGCAATTGGCGGCAGCCGAGGGAGCAAAAGCGACGCTCGAAGTGGAGATGAAGAGGCTAAGGGTGCAAACTGGGCAGTGGCGCAAGGCAGCAGAGGCAGCAACCGCGCTGGTGGCTGCTGGGGACAGAGCTGCCACGGAGATGGGAGGGAAGAGAGTAGCGGAACGGTGTCGGTCGATGGACGGTCATCACGGCGGATTTGACGGATGGGATTTGCCGCTGGTGGGGGGCGAATCGGAGCAGGATGGGGTGGTCGGAGGGAGGAGGAAATCCGCAGGAATTTGGATGTTTGGAGACCTGTGGAAGAAGAGACTGCAGCAGAGGTGA
- the LOC135676898 gene encoding uncharacterized protein LOC135676898, which translates to MAEEQQLRLDLDELRHLESIAKRPRVLSLLSSEIRDLDAKLSRVTAVTAAARQAAVAAEKVPVNVDAVNRSYVTLGSFSWDQDNDKIKIYISIEDAEQEKVDTVFKPMSVDIKFHDIHGKNYRFSIPKLNKEILPEKCKLVVKPNKVIVTLVKASKGNWLDLHLKEDKLKSNLDKDKDPMAGIMDLMKNMYEEGDDEMKRTIAKAWSDARSGKTADPLKNCP; encoded by the exons ATGGCGGAGGAGCAGCAGCTGAGGCTGGACTTGGATGAGCTGAGGCACCTCGAGAGCATCGCCAAGAGGCCCCGTGTCCTATCCCTCCTTTCCTCCGAGATCCGTGACCTGGACGCCAAG TTGTCGAGGGTGACTGCTGTGACTGCAGCGGCACGGCAGGCTGCAGTCGCTGCGGAAAAGGTACCCGTTAATGTTGATGCTGTGAACAGAAGCTATGTCACTCTTGGATCGTTTAGTTGGGATCAAGACAACGATAAAATCAAG ATTTATATATCTATTGAAGATGCAGAGCAAGAGAAGGTGGATACAGTTTTTAAGCCAATGTCTGTTGACATCAAATTCCATGACATCCATGGCAAGAATTATCGATTTTCCATTCCAAAATTGAACAAGGAGATATTGCCTGAGAAGTGTAAGCTAGTGGTCAAGCCCAATAAAGTCATAGTTACACTTGTTAAAGCTTCCAAGGGAAACTGGTTAGACCTGCACCTTAAGGAAGACAAG CTAAAGTCGAACCTGGACAAAGATAAGGACCCAATGGCAGGAATCATGGATTTGATGAAG AACATGTACGAGGAAGGTGATGATGAGATGAAACGAACAATAGCCAAAGCTTGGTCTGATGCAAGATCTGGGAAAACAGCTGACCCACTGAAAAATTGCCCATGA
- the LOC103989175 gene encoding 14-3-3-like protein C, translated as MASQKERENFVYIAKLAEQAERYDEMVDAMKKVAKLDVELTVEERNLLSVGYKNVVGARRASWRILSSIEQKEEAKGNDHHVKSIKEYCQKVESELSNICTDIIALIDEHLIRSSSAGESSVFYYKMKADYYRYLAEFKFGDEKKEAAEHSLKAYQAATSTAEADLPPTHPIRLGLALNFSVFYYEIMNSPERACHLAKQSFDEAISELDTLSEESYKDSTLIMQLLRDNLTLWTSDIPDDGDDAIKESNGKPAAVEDAE; from the exons ATGGCGTCGCAGAAGGAGCGCGAGAACTTCGTGTACATCGCCAAGCTCGCGGAGCAAGCCGAGCGCTACGACG AGATGGTGGATGCGATGAAGAAGGTCGCGAAGCTTGACGTGGAACTCACCGTGGAGGAGCGGAACCTGCTCTCGGTGGGCTACAAGAACGTGGTCGGCGCTAGGAGGGCTTCGTGGAGGATCCTGTCTTCGATCGAGCAGAAGGAGGAGGCGAAGGGGAACGATCACCATGTCAAGAGCATCAAGGAGTACTGCCAGAAGGTGGAGTCGGAGCTCTCGAACATCTGCACCGATATTATTGCCCTGATCGACGAGCATCTCATCCGCTCTTCATCGGCCGGGGAATCCTCTGTCTTCTACTACAAGAT GAAGGCCGATTACTATCGTTACCTGGCTGAGTTCAAGTTTGGCGATGAGAAAAAAGAAGCTGCAGAGCATTCTCTTAAAGCTTATCAG GCAGCTACGAGTACAGCTGAGGCTGATCTGCCTCCTACTCATCCAATTCGATTGGGATTAGCATTGAATTTCTCTGTATTTTATTATGAGATCATGAATTCACCTGAACG GGCTTGCCACCTTGCAAAACAATCTTTTGatgaagctatttctgagcttgacACACTGAGTGAAGAATCATACAAGGACAGTACTTTGATCATGCAACTGTTGAGGGATAACCTTACCCTATGGACTTCTGACATCCCAGATGATGGAG ATGATGCTATCAAGGAGAGTAATGGGAAGCCTGCTGCAGTTGAAGATGCAGAG TGA
- the LOC103989177 gene encoding interactor of constitutive active ROPs 1 isoform X1: MSWSRGSDLHQQQSPRAPLHLKTSVISEANILHRMVVDRSPKLEDGRSPRSPLHEQKKRSTRVADLETKLSKAQEELKKLRDQLGSAEVAKVDAEQALEKAKKQVFSVNRNSELDKQKPLPQESEPASEPKPQPAPKSEVEDVSSSTASDVSTLAVQMEPLGQVKHEEEAEKEKDEQNMEIIMKKDDDNNIGGGVVERNELVDLPESPEEVKLKYMILKKEKEVEFLLEENMSFKRRAEEEAENLAADARAKEEELKAKISSMEEELKESRARAAHLMEQLAAAEGAKATLEVEMKRLRVQTGQWRKAAEAATALVAAGDRAATEMGGKRVAERCRSMDGHHGGFDGWDLPLVGGESEQDGVVGGRRKSAGIWMFGDLWKKRLQQR; this comes from the exons ATGTCGTGGTCAAG AGGGTCAGATTTGCATCAGCAGCAGTCCCCGCGAGCCCCTCTTCACCTTAAGACTAGTGTTATCTCTGAAGCCAACATCCTTCACCGGATGGTTGTCGACCGCAGCCCGAAGCTCGAGGATGGACGGTCCCCTCGAAGTCCCCTCCATGAG CAGAAGAAGCGAAGCACCAGGGTGGCAGATTTGGAGACCAAGTTGAGCAAAGCTCAGGAAGAGCTCAAGAAGCTCAGAGACCAGTTGGGCTCTGCTGAAGTTGCCAAGGTTGATGCCGAACAAGCTCTCGAGAAGGCAAAGAAACAGGTTTTTTCTGTGAACCGGAACTCTGAATTAGACAAACAGAAACCTCTTCCTCAGGAGTCGGAACCGGCATCAGAGCCTAAGCCACAACCAGCTCCCAAGTCTGAAGTGGAGGATGTCAGCTCTTCTACCGCTTCTGATGTTTCCACACTAGCAGTGCAAATGGAACCACTTGGTCAGGTTAAACACGAGGAGGAGGCAGAGAAGGAGAAGGACGAACAGAATATGGAGATAATCATGAAGAAGGATGATGATAACAACATTGGGGGAGGAGTGGTGGAGAGAAATGAGTTAGTAGATCTTCCTGAGAGCCCAGAGGAGGTCAAGCTCAAGTATATGATACTGAAGAAAGAGAAGGAAGTGGAGTTTCTGCTGGAAGAGAACATGAGTTTTAAGAGAAGAGCAGAGGAAGAAGCCGAGAACCTTGCTGCGGATGCACGAGCCAAGGAAGAGGAGCTGAAGGCAAAGATaagctcaatggaggaggaactgAAGGAGAGCAGGGCAAGAGCAGCACATCTGATGGAGCAATTGGCGGCAGCCGAGGGAGCAAAAGCGACGCTCGAAGTGGAGATGAAGAGGCTAAGGGTGCAAACTGGGCAGTGGCGCAAGGCAGCAGAGGCAGCAACCGCGCTGGTGGCTGCTGGGGACAGAGCTGCCACGGAGATGGGAGGGAAGAGAGTAGCGGAACGGTGTCGGTCGATGGACGGTCATCACGGCGGATTTGACGGATGGGATTTGCCGCTGGTGGGGGGCGAATCGGAGCAGGATGGGGTGGTCGGAGGGAGGAGGAAATCCGCAGGAATTTGGATGTTTGGAGACCTGTGGAAGAAGAGACTGCAGCAGAGGTGA
- the LOC103989180 gene encoding gibberellin 2-beta-dioxygenase 3, with product MVVLADEVLDQIPLIRSPKHGSNVSDIPVVDLSMPGSAEALVGACEELGFFKVVNHGVPVELAQRLEAEAIKFFALPQLDKEKSGPPNPFGYGNKTIGPNGDVGWVEYLLFAITSAPLSYTSMSFLEEPSACSFRSALKEYLLAMRKLASDLLRLMAEGLKIEPRDAFSRLVMGEQSDGIFRLNHYPKCPILEKLNCSLTGFGEHTDPQIISVLRSNSSTGLQISLKDGSWVAVPPDQESFFINVGDALQVLTNGRFRSVRHRVLANGLKSRVSMIYFFGPSPAERIAPLPQLMGEGEQSKYREFTWGEYKKASYKSRLSDDRLGQFEK from the exons ATGGTGGTCTTAGCCGACGAAGTACTTGATCAGATACCTCTCATTAGGTCTCCGAAACACGGGTCTAACGTCTCCGACATCCCCGTCGTCGACCTATCGATGCCTGGATCCGCGGAAGCTCTCGTCGGGGCCTGCGAAGAGTTGGGTTTCTTTAAGGTCGTCAACCATGGGGTCCCCGTAGAGCTCGCGCAGAGGTTGGAGGCGGAGGCCATCAAGTTCTTCGCCTTGCCTCAGCTGGACAAGGAAAAGTCCGGTCCTCCCAATCCTTTCGGTTATGGGAATAAGACAATTGGTCCTAATGGTGATGTCGGGTGGGTCGAGTACCTCCTCTTTGCCATCACCTCGGCGCCCTTGTCTTATACATCAATGTCCTTCCTCGAGGAACCCTCGGCGTGTTCCTTTCG CTCTGCTTTGAAGGAGTACTTACTAGCTATGAGGAAGTTGGCCTCTGACCTGCTAAGGCTGATGGCCGAAGGGCTAAAGATCGAACCAAGAGATGCTTTTAGCAGGTTAGTGATGGGTGAACAGAGTGATGGAATATTTAGGCTGAATCACTACCCAAAATGCCCTATTCTGGAGAAGCTCAACTGCAGCTTGACTGGTTTCGGGGAGCACACAGACCCGCAGATCATCTCCGTCTTAAGATCGAACAGTAGCACCGGCCTGCAGATATCGCTGAAGGATGGGAGCTGGGTTGCAGTCCCACCAGACCAAGAATCCTTCTTCATCAACGTCGGCGACGCTCTCCAG GTTCTGACGAATGGGAGGTTCAGGAGCGTGAGGCACAGGGTGTTGGCCAACGGTTTGAAGTCGAGGGTGTCGATGATCTACTTCTTTGGGCCATCTCCCGCAGAGAGGATTGCACCATTGCCACAGCTGATGGGGGAAGGGGAGCAGAGCAAGTACAGGGAGTTCACATGGGGCGAGTACAAGAAGGCTTCCTATAAATCAAGGCTGAGCGACGACAGGCTCGGCCAGTTCGAGAAGTAG
- the LOC103989176 gene encoding ubiquitin-conjugating enzyme E2 36, with amino-acid sequence MANRNLPGRIIKETQRLLGEPEPGISALPSEDNMRSFSVKILGPNQSPYEGGVFKLELFLPDEYPMVAPKVRFLTKIYHPNIDKLGRICLDILKDKWTPALQIRTVLLSIQALLSAPNPDDPLSENIAKHWKANEAEALETAKEWTHVYASGG; translated from the exons ATGGCGAACAGAAATCTTCCCGGACGGATCATCAAG GAAACCCAGCGGCTCCTTGGCGAACCAG AACCTGGCATAAGTGCATTGCCGTCCGAGGACAACATGCGCAGCTTCAGTGTGAAGATCCTCGGGCCAAATCAGTCTCCATATGAAG GAGGGGTTTTCAAGCTTGAGTTGTTTTTGCCTGACGAATATCCAATGGTTGCCCCAAAG GTCCGTTTCCTCACCAAAATTTATCATCCTAACATTGACAAG CTTGGAAGAATATGCCTTGACATTCTGAAGGACAAGTGGACTCCGGCCCTCCAAATTCGAACAGTACTACTCAG TATTCAAGCACTTCTTAGTGCTCCAAACCCAGATGATCCTCTTTCAGAAAATATTGCTAAGCATTGGAAGGCAAATGAAGCAGAAGCTCTAGAAACAG CAAAAGAATGGACGCATGTTTATGCTAGCGGTGGATAA